GCTACACCAAGCACATCTGATTGTAGAAGAACCTAACAGGGAAAGGTCAATGAGATGTCAACTAGCAAAGGAGCAAGTTTTTAGATAGATGACTTTGCAAGTTAAATTCCTTACGTCATCTGCACTAGCATTCGTGAAAGATAAGGAAATAGATGATGGTCTGAATAGCAATATTGCGTTATGTCATCTTAACTTTCTATTATAGAGAGCGTAGTCAAACTGATAACATGATATTTCTTTCAAATCAGCAAGACAAATCTTGAAACATACAAATTGAGTTGATACATCTTGGCATCTCATAGAGATGACTTTGCACTTGAGCAAAATGTCTGTTTTAGTTTAGTCCTTTGGACTGCCTGCTTGTCCTTACTGTACATGTTTATTGTATCTTCAACATGATACATTTTGAGAGCTATCAAGAACATTACTTTATTATAGATCTGTTTCATAAATGCTACAACATAACTAATACATTTTCATCAGGGCAATTAAAGTCAGTAACACATCCATCATAGCTTAATACCCCTTGCATAGGTAGAACTAGCAACATCACTATTAGCCTAAAAACCATTGGACAAAACTGATGCATGGAGTGACATCCTGACCCAAATTCAAATTGCTAATTTTGCAGGGAACACTTTACATAAAAGTCATACAAAATTGACATACCCGTCCACCCAGACAAAGGTTCTTTGTGATTGAATCCACTAATTGTGTTTGTAGAACTCTTCTCTTGTGATGCTTCTTCTTAAAGTGAGGATCAGGGCACTATAAACAAAATGGCAGGTAACTCAAATGTCAATTCCACATCAAATAAAACGAGGAACTGAACCAGCATAATCAGGGCTTAACTAAGAATACTAGTATGGTACTATACTTCGCTACACTCACTAGTATTGAAACAAGTAACAGGGGGCCAGGGTATGATGACACGATTTGCTCGAAAGACACCGTTGCATTTGCAAACATAAAATATCTGTGCCAAGAGAACAATTTCAAGTACGGTTAAATCATTGTGATAGGGGGACGCTCAAATGTCTATACGTGCAAAAGATTGAAGGTAGCTTACACATTTCTAAGCCCTAATTCTGTTACCCAGAACTGCGTCCGCTCCACCAACTACACAAGCAAACACAAGCAGAGCATTAGCACACTGAAAATCCCACATTGCATCCTCCATTCCCTAAAAGGGAACACTATTAAACCATAGAAGCACAAGAACCTTTTGTCGGATTTCCAGTCCGAGGTAATTCCGCCTTTCCCTGGAGTTCTTGGCTAACCAAACCAAGAACCTTCCACTCCCTACACACAAACAATCCCTAGTAATTGCTACTGTACGAAATATATCAGCACAAACTACAAAGGAGAAGACGTTTGCGCACCACAACCGATGTCGACCATGAGGGGCAGCAGGGGATCCTCGAACACCTCCTTCCAATCAGGCGGTCCCGTGGGCTCCTACAGGTAGAGCAGAAGGTGAATtgaaggaaggaaggatggAAGGGGACAAGAGCGCGTATTCCCGTAGCACTCTTGAAATGTTTGTATTTGGGGAGGCTTACAACGAAGGAGGCGCTGAGTGGATTCACATGCTGCCGGATGCGAAGGTGATGCCCCCGCTTCAGCAACGAACGAGCGGGCGGTCAGGCTGGTCGCGCAATTTCGGAAAAAAGAtacgaggaagaggaagcgAAGGGGAAGAACCGAGTGGGGGGCGGACATTGGGGTAGAGGGGCCGGAGGTTGAGGTCGGCGTACTCCCTGTCCACCGCGTCGGTGCTCCGCTCGGCGGAGCACAAGGTTCGATGTGGAGCACGGCGACGAACAGCGGGGGCGCGGACGAGGCGGCAGCACAGTGTGGCCGTGGCCGTCCATGCCATTCTGGCGTCGATTCCGGCAgccgcgccgctgcctgcTCGGCGGCCCTTAAGCCCAACAACGGAAGGGGTTATCTCATTcaccttttcgaaaaaagaaaCGATTAAAATACCCTACTTCTGTCGATATTCTGGCAATGAGGATGCCAGCCCATTTTACACCTGTTGTTAGTTTAGATTAACGAAAAAACACCTCAGATAGTACTCCACGATGCGTCAAAACAACATGACAAAACATGATAACCAAGTACACTCACTCCAGTTTAATTCTTGTCGTGTGTTTAGTCAGTGCACGGCACCACGAGTAGGACCAAACAACGTGATAATTATcgctccctccgttccataattcttgtcgctgttttagttcaaatttgtaccaaaagaacgacaagaattatgggacggagggagtatttagaCCTCTCTCCGGTCCATAATCAGTGTAGCTAGTGTATCAtaattttatactaaatcaaCAACGACGACACCTATTATAGATCAAAGGAAGTAGCAAACAACATGGTAACTAGGTAGTATATGTCATGGAAATTATTTAGTAtatattactatctattaaattagagttggtggtgataGTTGGGCTCTGTAAGTcaatttcgttaaaattacaattgcccgttattttctctccctcccgtCTTATTCACGATTACACCCAAACCCCCCAAGACCGATGCGTGGGGCGTGCCCGCCTCCGGGCAAAGCCGCCGCCTGCTTTCCCTGCTCTCCCACCACCACTCGCCTCTGCCAACCACCTGTGCACCCCCTTCAAGCCAATTCCAGTCACCGGAGGAAGCTGCTCCCTCTGCCGCTGGTGTAGAGGAAGGTTGCGCTGGCGCCAAGGCTGAGCAACGGATCTGACAGCCGCCCGTCGgccttctcaaaataaaatat
The Brachypodium distachyon strain Bd21 chromosome 2, Brachypodium_distachyon_v3.0, whole genome shotgun sequence genome window above contains:
- the LOC100841020 gene encoding LOW QUALITY PROTEIN: uncharacterized protein LOC100841020 (The sequence of the model RefSeq protein was modified relative to this genomic sequence to represent the inferred CDS: inserted 1 base in 1 codon) — protein: MAWTATATLCCRLVRAPAVRRRAPHRTLCSAERSTDAVDREYADLNLRPLYPNVRPPLGSSPSLPLPRIFFPKLRDQPDRPLVRXLKRGHHLRIRQHVNPLSASFVEPTGPPDWKEVFEDPLLPLMVDIGCGSGRFLVWLAKNSRERRNYLGLEIRQKLVERTQFWVTELGLRNVYFMFANATVSFEQIVSSYPGPLLLVSILCPDPHFKKKHHKRRVLQTQLVDSITKNLCLGGRVLLQSDVLGVAADMRERFDGYSDVFEHVDCIDKNLRCDNEGWLLDNPIGIRTEREIHAELEGATIYRRMYQKIRDVPHQKTSAVQWISALPRPQAVMG